One genomic segment of Fusobacterium sp. includes these proteins:
- a CDS encoding YbaK/EbsC family protein yields the protein MSVESVKKFFKDNNLPLKVEETEGDTATVKSAAATWGVEEDQIAKTMGYKLKNGEYILILTKGGARLDNRKFKDKFKEKASMIPHDEVLEATGHPIGGVCPFGLKRPLRIYLDKTLKEFEIVYPAGGSDHSAVKVPVDLLESITQGEWVDVCKEPASVEK from the coding sequence ATGAGTGTTGAAAGTGTAAAAAAATTTTTTAAAGACAACAATCTTCCCTTAAAAGTTGAAGAAACAGAAGGAGACACTGCTACTGTAAAAAGTGCTGCTGCAACTTGGGGAGTTGAAGAAGATCAAATTGCTAAAACTATGGGATATAAGTTAAAAAATGGAGAATATATACTTATACTCACAAAGGGTGGAGCTAGGCTTGATAATAGAAAGTTTAAGGATAAATTTAAAGAAAAAGCTTCTATGATTCCCCATGATGAAGTATTAGAAGCTACTGGACATCCTATTGGTGGAGTATGTCCTTTTGGATTAAAAAGACCATTAAGAATTTATCTTGACAAAACTTTAAAAGAATTTGAAATAGTTTATCCTGCTGGTGGTTCTGATCACTCTGCTGTTAAGGTTCCTGTAGATTTATTAGAAAGTATAACTCAAGGAGAATGGGTAGATGTCTGCAAAGAACCTGCTTCTGTTGAAAAATAA
- the hisS gene encoding histidine--tRNA ligase: MKLIKAVRGTKDIYGEEAVKYTYVSKMAQEVFENYGYTYIKTPIFEETDLFKRGIGEGTDVVEKEMYTFKDRGERSITLRPENTASVVRSYLENGIYGKEDVTRYYYNGSMFRYERPQAGRQREFNQIGVEVLGESSPILDAEVIAMSFTFLEKLGISDLEVRINSVGTTASRTQYREKLLNFLNPMKEELCEDCQMRMEKNPLRVLDCKIDKCKELTKDAPSIIDSLTEEERNHYEEVKKYLNIFGIKYVEDSKLVRGLDYYSSTVYEIVTNKLGAQGTILGGGRYDNLLKQLGDKDIPAVGFAAGVERIMMLVEDYPNNNPDVYIAWLGDEAKDFCIKITKILRDAGIKTYVDFNPKGMKSHMKKADKLGVKYCIIAGEDEINKGIVLLKDFVNRTQEELSFEKAMEIIKESR, encoded by the coding sequence ATGAAGCTTATAAAAGCTGTTAGAGGAACTAAAGATATCTATGGAGAAGAAGCAGTAAAATATACATATGTATCTAAAATGGCTCAGGAAGTATTTGAAAATTATGGATATACATATATAAAAACTCCTATATTTGAAGAAACTGATCTATTTAAAAGAGGAATTGGAGAAGGAACTGATGTTGTAGAAAAAGAAATGTACACTTTTAAAGACAGAGGGGAGAGAAGTATTACTCTAAGACCAGAAAATACTGCCTCAGTAGTAAGATCATATCTTGAGAATGGAATTTATGGAAAAGAAGATGTAACAAGATATTATTATAATGGATCAATGTTCAGGTATGAAAGGCCACAAGCAGGAAGGCAAAGAGAGTTTAATCAAATAGGGGTAGAAGTTCTAGGAGAAAGTTCACCTATATTAGATGCTGAAGTAATAGCAATGAGTTTTACTTTTCTTGAAAAATTAGGAATAAGCGATCTTGAAGTTCGTATTAATTCAGTTGGAACAACAGCTTCTCGTACACAATATAGAGAAAAGTTATTAAATTTTCTTAATCCTATGAAAGAAGAGTTATGTGAAGATTGCCAAATGAGAATGGAAAAAAATCCTTTAAGAGTTCTTGATTGTAAAATAGATAAGTGTAAAGAACTTACAAAAGATGCTCCTAGTATAATAGATTCTCTTACAGAAGAAGAAAGAAATCATTATGAAGAAGTAAAAAAATACCTTAATATTTTTGGAATAAAATATGTTGAGGATTCTAAGTTAGTAAGAGGACTTGATTATTATTCAAGTACAGTTTATGAAATAGTTACTAATAAACTAGGTGCACAAGGAACTATATTGGGTGGAGGAAGATACGATAATCTTCTGAAACAATTAGGGGATAAGGATATACCAGCAGTGGGATTCGCTGCAGGGGTAGAAAGAATAATGATGTTAGTAGAAGATTATCCTAATAACAATCCTGATGTATATATAGCATGGCTTGGAGATGAAGCTAAGGATTTTTGTATTAAGATAACTAAAATATTAAGAGATGCAGGAATAAAAACTTATGTAGATTTTAATCCAAAAGGAATGAAATCTCATATGAAGAAAGCAGATAAGCTTGGAGTAAAATATTGCATAATAGCTGGAGAAGATGAAATAAATAAAGGTATAGTACTTTTAAAAGATTTTGTCAATAGAACTCAGGAAGAATTATCGTTTGAAAAGGCAATGGAGATAATTAAAGAATCTAGATAG
- a CDS encoding replication-associated recombination protein A, producing MNLFESNYDKIKPLALRLRPNNLNDFIGQEKILGKGGVLRKLIEKQSISNSIFFGPPGCGKSSLGEIISKTLDSNFETLNATVASLNDLREIVEKAKKNLEFYGKKTILFLDEIHRFNKLQQDALLSYCESGILTLIGATTENPYYSLNNALLSRVMIFEFKPLSRENIREILEKGVKYIGLEEKISQEIIECILDISQGDSRIAINYLELYQNSCMELEDEEVLNIFRERQSSYHKAEDKYNLISALIKSMRGSDPDAALYWLGRLLHGGEDPRYIARRIMIHASEDIGMANPEAMLIASSAMAASEKIGMPEVKIILAQAVIYLSISTKSNSCYMGINKAMEDIDKGDMETVPLTICHNAKGYKYPHDYTGNFIKQNYTAKKREYYIPGDNKNEKLIKEKMEKLWGK from the coding sequence ATGAATCTATTTGAGAGTAACTATGATAAAATAAAACCTTTAGCTTTAAGACTTAGACCTAACAATTTAAATGACTTTATAGGTCAGGAAAAGATTTTAGGAAAAGGTGGAGTTTTAAGAAAATTGATAGAGAAACAGAGTATATCAAATTCTATTTTTTTTGGACCTCCAGGATGTGGAAAAAGCTCATTGGGAGAAATAATTTCTAAAACATTGGACAGTAATTTTGAAACTCTTAATGCAACTGTTGCCAGTCTTAATGATTTACGTGAAATTGTGGAAAAGGCCAAAAAAAACCTTGAATTTTATGGAAAAAAAACTATCCTGTTTTTAGATGAGATACATAGATTTAATAAACTTCAGCAGGATGCACTTCTTTCATATTGTGAGTCAGGGATACTGACTCTTATAGGTGCTACTACAGAAAATCCTTATTACAGTCTGAACAATGCCTTATTATCAAGAGTGATGATATTTGAATTTAAACCATTGAGCAGGGAAAATATCAGAGAGATACTTGAAAAGGGAGTTAAATATATAGGTCTGGAAGAAAAAATATCACAAGAAATAATAGAGTGTATACTGGATATTTCACAAGGAGACAGCAGAATAGCAATAAATTATCTGGAACTTTATCAAAACAGCTGTATGGAATTGGAAGATGAAGAAGTGTTAAATATATTTAGAGAAAGACAGTCTTCTTATCATAAAGCAGAAGATAAATACAATCTCATATCAGCTTTAATTAAGAGTATGAGAGGGAGTGATCCAGATGCAGCTCTTTATTGGTTAGGGAGACTCCTTCATGGAGGAGAAGACCCAAGGTATATAGCAAGAAGAATAATGATACATGCCAGTGAGGATATAGGAATGGCAAATCCTGAAGCTATGCTCATAGCCAGCAGTGCAATGGCTGCAAGTGAAAAAATAGGTATGCCAGAAGTGAAAATAATACTTGCACAAGCAGTGATATATCTTTCTATATCTACAAAAAGTAATTCATGCTATATGGGGATAAATAAGGCAATGGAAGATATAGATAAAGGAGATATGGAAACTGTTCCTTTAACTATATGTCATAATGCAAAAGGATATAAATACCCTCATGATTATACAGGCAATTTCATAAAACAGAACTATACTGCTAAAAAGAGAGAGTACTATATTCCTGGAGATAACAAAAATGAAAAACTTATAAAGGAAAAAATGGAAAAATTATGGGGAAAATAA
- a CDS encoding MBL fold metallo-hydrolase → MNIKTFYLGSMMTNCYLTWNDDKNAYLFDCGGENIDKIMTFLKVNELTLKYLVLTHGHGDHIAGINRLIEEYTDVEVYIGKEDAACLTEAELNLMKYITGVNFVFNGEFHTVKEGDMIGEFKVLDTPGHTIGSKSFYCPEAKMLISGDTMFRRSYGRYDLPTSSGEMLFNSLAKLCRLPADTKVYSGHSDETTIEEEKEFLSMQGII, encoded by the coding sequence ATGAATATAAAAACTTTTTATTTAGGTTCAATGATGACAAATTGTTACCTTACTTGGAACGATGATAAAAATGCTTATCTTTTTGACTGTGGTGGAGAAAATATAGATAAAATTATGACTTTTTTAAAAGTCAATGAACTTACATTGAAATATTTAGTTCTAACACATGGGCATGGGGATCATATTGCAGGAATAAATAGACTGATAGAAGAATATACTGATGTTGAGGTATATATAGGTAAAGAGGATGCAGCATGTCTTACTGAAGCGGAATTAAATTTAATGAAATATATCACAGGAGTGAATTTTGTTTTTAATGGAGAATTTCATACTGTAAAAGAGGGAGATATGATAGGAGAGTTTAAAGTTTTAGATACTCCAGGTCATACCATTGGATCAAAAAGTTTTTATTGCCCTGAAGCTAAAATGCTTATTTCAGGAGACACTATGTTTAGAAGAAGTTATGGAAGATATGATTTGCCTACAAGCAGTGGAGAAATGCTTTTTAACAGTCTAGCAAAATTATGCAGATTACCTGCTGATACAAAAGTATATAGTGGACACAGTGATGAGACAACAATAGAAGAAGAAAAAGAATTTTTATCTATGCAGGGAATAATCTAA
- the secG gene encoding preprotein translocase subunit SecG: METLFTIMLFIFAIALIILVLIQPDRSHGMSASMGMGASNTVFGISKDGGPLAKATEVVAVLFIVSALLLYLVK; encoded by the coding sequence ATGGAGACATTATTTACAATAATGCTTTTTATATTTGCTATAGCGCTTATAATATTAGTGCTTATACAGCCTGATAGGAGCCACGGAATGTCAGCAAGCATGGGAATGGGAGCTTCAAATACTGTGTTTGGAATATCAAAAGACGGTGGGCCTTTAGCTAAAGCAACTGAAGTGGTTGCAGTACTATTTATTGTCAGTGCTCTTTTATTATACTTAGTAAAATAG
- a CDS encoding VOC family protein, giving the protein MFINKIHHIAIICSNYEKSKNFYVNILGFKILKETYRNERKSYKLDLEIAGEYQIELFSFPDPPERITSPEARGLRHLAFEVDNIEDFVKYLKENNIVTESIRIDEITNKKYTFFRDPDNLPLEIYEK; this is encoded by the coding sequence ATGTTTATTAATAAAATTCATCATATTGCAATTATTTGCTCAAATTATGAGAAATCTAAAAATTTTTATGTTAATATTTTAGGATTTAAAATTTTAAAAGAAACATACAGAAATGAAAGAAAGTCATACAAGCTCGATCTTGAAATAGCTGGTGAATACCAAATTGAACTTTTTTCTTTTCCAGACCCTCCTGAAAGAATAACTTCCCCAGAAGCTAGAGGATTGAGACATCTTGCTTTTGAAGTAGATAATATTGAGGATTTTGTAAAATATCTGAAGGAAAATAATATAGTTACTGAATCTATAAGAATAGATGAAATAACCAATAAAAAATATACTTTTTTTAGAGATCCTGATAATCTTCCTTTAGAAATTTATGAAAAATAA
- a CDS encoding DUF4253 domain-containing protein → MTSDCREILKFLNCKYEIFENEKNSSVIMDRYKELKKAGKKENFLPLIIVPNDILAEALSFIYEDYNVEESQNGIKEFREKALEEAESIDVSEFLKERFDEYNDMHIGDDVIGNFKYSEPSNEFITFADANGIPFPEVLIVKIPESDPWKAAVWLPMGGFNDCPTPAEQAAVFKFWHKKYGAVPGAITYDNWELYIDKPLKENEELEELAEEQFAFCYDIVMQGCGDIRSLASCLRNSHVWYFWWD, encoded by the coding sequence ATGACTAGTGATTGTCGAGAAATATTAAAGTTTTTAAATTGTAAATATGAAATATTTGAAAATGAAAAGAACAGCAGTGTGATAATGGATAGGTATAAAGAATTAAAAAAGGCTGGAAAAAAAGAAAACTTTTTACCTCTAATAATAGTACCAAATGATATTTTAGCAGAAGCTCTTAGTTTTATATATGAGGATTATAATGTAGAAGAATCTCAGAATGGAATAAAAGAATTTCGTGAAAAAGCTTTAGAAGAAGCTGAAAGTATAGATGTAAGTGAATTTTTAAAAGAACGTTTTGATGAATATAACGATATGCATATTGGTGATGATGTGATTGGAAACTTTAAATATAGCGAACCATCTAATGAGTTTATAACATTTGCTGATGCAAATGGAATTCCATTTCCAGAAGTTCTAATTGTAAAAATACCTGAAAGTGATCCTTGGAAAGCAGCAGTATGGCTCCCTATGGGTGGATTTAATGACTGTCCTACACCAGCAGAACAGGCAGCAGTATTCAAATTTTGGCATAAAAAATATGGAGCTGTACCAGGGGCAATAACTTATGATAATTGGGAATTGTATATAGATAAACCTTTAAAAGAAAATGAAGAGCTTGAGGAATTGGCAGAAGAACAGTTTGCATTTTGTTATGATATAGTTATGCAGGGATGTGGAGATATTCGTTCTCTTGCAAGCTGTTTAAGAAATTCTCATGTATGGTATTTTTGGTGGGATTAA
- a CDS encoding NAD(P)/FAD-dependent oxidoreductase gives MNEKKYDIIIIGGGPAGLTAGIYTGRAKLRTLIIEKEGIGSLLMAHKVENYPGFPEGISGKELYTLMKKQSENHGVEFLDATLLDFDVYSDTESKIVKTDKGNFKAKVVIIASGTGKNENKKLKGEEEFLGKGVSYCATCDGAFTKNLNVSLLGQGEEVGEEALFLTKFSKTIKIFVNEKEFKCEKNILDALTASGKVEIITGAKLLEIKGGEYVEELVVEKNNEIKNYPSDFAFLYLGTKNNTEMYGQFAQLDNQGNIVTKDGLKINVDGMYAAGDIRSGVVRQVTTAVADGTVVAMEAIKEILKKK, from the coding sequence ATGAATGAAAAAAAATATGATATTATAATAATTGGTGGTGGACCAGCAGGTCTCACAGCAGGAATATATACAGGGAGAGCAAAACTAAGGACTTTAATAATTGAAAAAGAGGGAATAGGAAGTCTTCTCATGGCTCATAAAGTAGAGAATTATCCAGGTTTTCCAGAGGGGATATCAGGAAAAGAACTTTATACTTTAATGAAAAAGCAATCAGAAAATCATGGAGTTGAATTTTTAGACGCCACTCTTTTAGATTTTGATGTATATTCAGATACTGAAAGTAAAATAGTAAAAACAGATAAAGGAAACTTTAAAGCGAAAGTTGTAATAATAGCTTCAGGAACTGGAAAAAATGAAAACAAAAAATTAAAAGGAGAAGAAGAATTTTTAGGTAAAGGGGTATCATATTGTGCTACATGTGATGGAGCTTTTACTAAAAATTTAAATGTATCTCTGTTAGGTCAGGGAGAAGAGGTAGGGGAAGAAGCACTTTTTCTTACAAAGTTTTCAAAAACCATAAAAATATTTGTAAATGAAAAAGAATTCAAATGTGAAAAGAATATTTTAGATGCTTTGACTGCTTCTGGAAAAGTAGAGATAATAACAGGTGCTAAACTACTTGAAATAAAAGGTGGAGAGTATGTTGAGGAGCTTGTGGTAGAAAAAAATAATGAAATAAAAAATTATCCTTCTGATTTTGCTTTTCTTTATTTAGGAACTAAAAATAATACAGAGATGTATGGACAGTTTGCTCAATTAGACAATCAGGGAAATATTGTGACAAAAGATGGATTAAAAATTAATGTAGATGGAATGTATGCAGCAGGAGATATAAGGTCAGGAGTAGTAAGACAGGTGACAACTGCTGTAGCTGATGGAACTGTTGTTGCTATGGAAGCTATAAAAGAAATTTTAAAAAAGAAATAA
- a CDS encoding PhoH family protein: protein MRKTFILDTNILIHDPYCIYNFRGNDVILPIYVIEEIDKLKRNQNTAIQARLASRVLDEIRKEGSLFKGVELKNDIFFRVEIKNDMKLLPEVLKKDIVDNYIISVTLGIKKDNPDKRIIIVTKDINMRIKADALGLEVEDYSTDKVDYTELYDGFYEVEVDSKTFGQYEKNGKMDFADLGREDIIPTPNCFFKLNCKGNILTGRYDNGKIKKFLLGDGSAWGLRARNDEQRFAMELLMDENIKVVTLVGGAGTGKTLMAIATGLELVVERKKYKKLLIARPIIPMGKDLGYLPGSEKEKLKPWMQPIFDNIDFLSEAKDDKTGEKVVEGLEAMGVLKIEALTYIRGRSIPRGLIIIDEAQNLTPLEIKTIVTRAGENTKMIFTGDPQQIDNPYLDSNTNGLTYLADRLKGEDIVGHVTLKKGERSKLAEIAVKLL, encoded by the coding sequence ATGAGAAAAACATTCATATTAGATACCAATATACTTATTCATGATCCTTATTGTATTTATAATTTTAGAGGGAATGATGTTATTCTGCCTATCTATGTTATAGAAGAGATAGATAAGCTTAAAAGAAATCAAAATACAGCTATTCAGGCTAGATTAGCTTCAAGAGTTTTAGATGAAATCAGAAAAGAAGGAAGCCTTTTTAAAGGGGTAGAATTAAAAAATGATATATTTTTTAGAGTTGAGATCAAAAATGATATGAAGCTTCTTCCAGAAGTTTTAAAAAAAGATATTGTGGATAACTATATTATTTCAGTTACATTAGGAATAAAAAAAGATAATCCAGATAAAAGAATTATAATAGTAACAAAAGATATAAATATGAGAATAAAGGCTGATGCTTTAGGACTGGAAGTAGAAGACTATTCAACAGATAAAGTTGATTATACAGAATTATATGATGGATTCTATGAAGTAGAGGTTGACAGCAAGACATTTGGGCAATATGAAAAAAATGGTAAAATGGATTTTGCAGATTTAGGAAGAGAGGATATTATTCCTACTCCAAATTGTTTCTTTAAGCTTAATTGTAAAGGAAATATTCTTACAGGAAGATATGATAATGGAAAAATTAAAAAGTTTCTTCTTGGAGATGGCAGTGCTTGGGGACTTAGAGCAAGAAATGATGAACAGAGATTTGCTATGGAACTTTTAATGGATGAAAATATAAAAGTAGTTACTCTTGTAGGAGGAGCTGGAACAGGAAAGACCCTCATGGCTATAGCAACAGGATTAGAACTAGTAGTTGAAAGAAAAAAATATAAAAAACTGTTGATAGCAAGACCAATTATCCCTATGGGTAAAGATCTTGGATATCTTCCAGGAAGTGAAAAGGAAAAATTAAAACCATGGATGCAGCCTATCTTTGACAATATAGACTTTTTAAGTGAAGCAAAAGATGATAAAACTGGAGAGAAAGTTGTTGAAGGATTGGAAGCTATGGGTGTATTAAAAATAGAAGCTCTGACATATATCAGAGGAAGAAGTATACCAAGAGGGCTTATTATAATTGATGAGGCACAAAATCTTACTCCATTAGAAATAAAAACTATAGTAACAAGAGCTGGAGAAAATACTAAGATGATATTTACAGGTGATCCTCAGCAGATTGACAACCCTTATCTTGATTCTAATACAAATGGATTGACATATCTAGCTGACAGATTGAAAGGTGAAGATATTGTAGGCCATGTTACTTTGAAAAAAGGTGAAAGATCTAAACTTGCTGAAATAGCAGTAAAATTATTGTAA
- a CDS encoding MerR family transcriptional regulator: MTIAEVSKKFELTIDTLRYYERIGLIPTVPRTKGGIRDYGENECNWIEFIKCMRGAGLPVEALIEYVGLFQQGEKTLEARKEILTEQRKLLATRINEMKQTLDRLDYKIEIYEKCVVKNEKKLKM; this comes from the coding sequence ATGACAATTGCAGAAGTAAGTAAAAAATTTGAATTGACTATTGATACATTGCGTTATTATGAACGTATAGGTTTAATTCCTACTGTCCCACGAACAAAAGGTGGAATCCGTGACTATGGAGAAAATGAATGTAATTGGATAGAGTTTATCAAGTGTATGAGAGGAGCTGGCCTTCCTGTTGAAGCATTAATAGAATATGTTGGATTATTCCAGCAAGGTGAAAAAACTTTAGAAGCTCGTAAAGAAATTTTAACAGAACAAAGAAAATTGTTAGCTACTAGAATAAATGAAATGAAACAAACATTGGATAGACTTGATTATAAAATTGAAATTTATGAAAAATGTGTTGTAAAAAATGAAAAAAAATTAAAAATGTAA
- a CDS encoding tRNA (cytidine(34)-2'-O)-methyltransferase: MNIVLLNPEIPYNTGNIGRSAVLTNTTLHLIKPLGFSLDEKQLKRAGLDYWHLVDLKVWESYEDFINGNPDAVIYYATTKTKQKYTDIKFEKNDFVMFGPESRGIPEEILNKNTDYCITIPMIDMGRSLNLSNSAAIILYEALRQTDFNFNK; the protein is encoded by the coding sequence TTGAATATAGTTTTATTAAACCCTGAAATACCATATAACACTGGAAATATAGGAAGAAGTGCTGTACTTACTAATACAACCCTGCATTTAATCAAACCTCTTGGTTTTTCTCTAGATGAAAAACAATTAAAAAGAGCTGGACTTGATTACTGGCATCTTGTTGATTTAAAAGTATGGGAATCTTATGAGGACTTTATAAATGGAAATCCTGATGCTGTAATATATTATGCAACTACTAAAACAAAGCAAAAATACACAGACATCAAATTTGAGAAAAATGATTTTGTTATGTTTGGACCTGAATCTCGTGGAATTCCAGAAGAAATACTGAATAAAAATACTGATTACTGTATCACTATTCCTATGATAGATATGGGGCGTTCTTTAAATCTTTCTAATTCTGCTGCTATCATTTTATATGAAGCTTTAAGACAAACAGATTTTAATTTTAATAAATAG